The following coding sequences are from one Bacteroidota bacterium window:
- a CDS encoding Crp/Fnr family transcriptional regulator: protein MLESGLIQEMAKNGTVRKLEKEEILFSAGHEVSDFPMVLSGSLRILREDGDGNEHYLYHIFTGETCAMSLTCCMSHRPSKVKIIAEDDSEIAIIPTFLMDQWMTKYPSWKTFVTRTYNFRFDDLLETIDSIAFSNMDQRLLRYLYDKSRAIASSTLPVTHQGIAYELNTTRVVISRLLKQLENKGFLKLGRNKIILEKGSLTKRLM from the coding sequence ATGCTTGAGTCAGGATTGATTCAGGAGATGGCAAAGAATGGAACTGTTAGAAAACTGGAAAAGGAAGAAATTCTCTTTTCTGCAGGTCATGAAGTTAGTGATTTTCCAATGGTTTTATCCGGTTCATTAAGGATTCTCAGGGAAGATGGTGACGGGAACGAGCACTATCTCTACCATATCTTTACCGGCGAAACCTGTGCTATGAGTTTGACATGTTGTATGAGTCACCGTCCGAGTAAAGTGAAAATTATTGCAGAGGATGATTCTGAAATAGCAATAATTCCTACTTTTTTGATGGATCAGTGGATGACAAAATATCCGAGTTGGAAAACTTTTGTTACCCGCACCTACAATTTCAGGTTCGACGATCTTTTGGAGACTATCGACAGTATTGCCTTTTCTAATATGGATCAGCGTTTGTTGAGGTATTTATACGATAAATCAAGAGCAATTGCTTCCAGTACCCTCCCTGTTACACATCAGGGAATTGCATACGAGCTGAATACAACCAGAGTTGTAATTTCGAGACTGCTAAAACAACTCGAAAATAAAGGATTCCTTAAGCTGGGGCGAAACAAAATTATTTTGGAAAAAGGCTCGCTGACTAAAAGATTGATGTAA